A region from the Alphaproteobacteria bacterium genome encodes:
- the lnt gene encoding apolipoprotein N-acyltransferase, translating into MSKKSKSTYSQTNPITPIQNQNLNQNQNPRIRHKLRQILAAVLSLQGWKQKSLLFLLGGLSVLGLAPIFFFPIWFITIPVVIYYLANASCLRQAWWIGWWWGWGFFVFGLYWTAYALLQEADKFAWMVPFSVLGVPAFIAIFPAVACLLVHYARRWLHDPVLLFIVFYTALEYGRTYLFTGFPWNLLGYSLGFHVVMLQGAAWVGIHGLGLLALCAYALPAYALLSLPKRMWVPAVFGVVTLACLTGVGMVRLMHSNTGNTPSIHLRLVQGNIPQNIKWDSQMRLGIVEKHLRMSNLPGSEKITHLIWSETAVPFVLNQYSPLHEIIAGALPDNVHLITGGIRLISGATESQDKLWNTMFVLNGTGEVEGHYDKTHLVPFGEYVPMRALLPFIDKITHGMGDFEIGTGPKTISVPNTPPFSGLVCYEGIFPQESVNKDLRPSWLVNITNDAWFGTSSGPYQHFHMVRVRAIEQGLPLVRVANSGISGVFDAYGRIRASLGLNKTGIINASLPNALAPTLYARFGDKFYGLLSVLLLVCAYYVGKNR; encoded by the coding sequence ATTAAGGCAGATACTGGCTGCCGTTTTATCGCTGCAGGGCTGGAAACAAAAATCGCTCCTCTTCCTCTTGGGGGGGCTGAGCGTTTTGGGACTAGCTCCCATTTTCTTTTTTCCCATCTGGTTTATCACCATTCCGGTGGTCATCTATTATCTGGCCAACGCAAGCTGTTTAAGGCAGGCCTGGTGGATTGGTTGGTGGTGGGGATGGGGGTTTTTTGTCTTTGGCCTTTATTGGACCGCTTATGCGCTATTGCAGGAAGCAGATAAATTTGCGTGGATGGTTCCTTTTTCGGTTTTGGGAGTGCCCGCTTTTATCGCGATCTTTCCGGCTGTCGCGTGCCTATTGGTGCACTATGCACGGCGCTGGTTACATGATCCGGTGTTATTGTTTATTGTTTTTTATACAGCACTAGAGTACGGGCGCACGTATCTGTTCACAGGATTTCCGTGGAATCTGCTAGGTTATAGCCTTGGCTTTCATGTGGTTATGTTGCAGGGGGCGGCATGGGTTGGCATTCATGGCCTCGGCCTACTGGCTTTATGCGCTTACGCATTGCCGGCTTATGCCCTGCTTTCGCTTCCTAAAAGAATGTGGGTACCTGCGGTATTTGGCGTTGTCACGCTTGCATGTCTAACAGGTGTTGGCATGGTCAGATTGATGCATTCCAATACGGGGAATACCCCCAGCATCCATTTGCGTTTAGTTCAGGGCAATATTCCACAAAATATCAAATGGGATTCGCAAATGCGGCTGGGAATTGTGGAAAAGCATTTGCGCATGAGTAATCTGCCCGGGAGTGAGAAAATCACACATCTCATCTGGTCAGAAACGGCCGTACCTTTTGTCTTGAATCAATATAGTCCACTCCATGAAATTATCGCCGGGGCTCTGCCAGACAACGTGCATTTGATTACGGGAGGTATCCGCCTAATTTCTGGAGCCACCGAGAGCCAGGATAAATTATGGAACACGATGTTTGTTCTCAATGGCACAGGAGAAGTCGAGGGGCATTACGATAAAACCCACCTGGTGCCTTTTGGTGAATATGTGCCGATGCGTGCGTTATTACCCTTTATCGATAAAATTACCCATGGCATGGGCGATTTTGAAATTGGAACCGGCCCTAAAACCATTAGCGTTCCCAACACGCCACCTTTTTCGGGGTTAGTCTGTTATGAAGGTATTTTCCCACAGGAAAGCGTCAATAAAGATCTGCGTCCTTCATGGTTGGTCAACATTACGAATGATGCCTGGTTTGGCACAAGTAGCGGTCCTTATCAGCATTTCCACATGGTCAGGGTGCGGGCGATCGAACAAGGCCTGCCGTTGGTCAGGGTAGCCAATTCAGGGATAAGCGGCGTCTTCGATGCTTATGGCCGTATTCGTGCGTCACTTGGGTTAAATAAAACAGGCATTATCAATGCCTCCCTGCCCAATGCCCTTGCACCCACACTCTATGCACGGTTTGGTGATAAGTTCTATGGGTTATTGAGCGTCTTGTTGTTGGTGTGTGCCTATTACGTTGGCAAAAATAGGTGA